The Prochlorococcus marinus XMU1404 region GCTTCTGAATCATGCTCAATGTGACTTAATAAATAAGTAGTAGTTTTGTTGAATAAATTATATTTATCCTTAACTTAATTATTTTTGAGCCATTCAAATATTTTTGGATCAAATTTTTTATTTTTGATTGCTTTATCTCCAATTACGACTGCTTTATACCCTAAAGATTTATAAGTTTTTAAATCATTGATTGATAGTCCTCCAGCAGCAATGAAATCAATATTTTTATAGTTGAGTATATCTATCGAACTATCTTTACTTTTTATTGGGTAAATTTTGATAATGTTGCAATTTAAATCTATCGCCTCCTTAAGATGTTTTAAATTATTAATACCAGGAATTAATAAATAATTTCTTGACCTCGCATAATTGAAAAGATCTTTATCCCAAAATTTCATCATCGAAAAATTTAATCCAATTTTTAAAGAATCCTCTATTGATTGCATATTTACTATGGAGGCAGAGCCTAAATTAATTCTTGGATATTTGATTTTGATATCAGATACAAAATTCAACCAATTTTCATTTTTAGACCAACTTATCTCAATATTCTTTAATCCTAATTTTACTAAGCTGTCTAATTCTTCGAAAAATAAATTTCTTATATAGTTATTTGAGTAAATACTATCTTCAGGTTTTATAAGTAAAAAAAAAGATTCTATTTTCAGTATCTCCGAAAAAGAATCTTCTTTATTATTCATTAAGATTTAAATTATTAGTTTAGATATAGTTTGCGACTTTAACCTCTGAACGATTAAGCAATTCTTGAATATCTTCAGTGTCTATTGTTTCTCTCTCGATAAGCATCTGGGCCATTTCATCAAGAACAGTTCTATTGTCTGATAAAACTTTTGTAGCTCTCTTATAAGCAACATCAACAAGCTCAGAAACCTCTACATCAATTGTTGCAGCAGTGTCTTCTGAAAAGTCTCTTGTAGAGCTCATATCTCTTCCTAAGAACATTCCACCTTGAGATTGACCTAAAGCAACTGGACCTATTTTGTCACTCATGCCAAATTTAGTGATCATTTGTCTGGCTACATTAGCAACTTGCTGTAAATCATTTGAAGCTCCAGTGGTGACCTCTTCTTCTCCATAGACTATTTCTTCAGCAACTCTTCCTCCTAGTGCTACAGCCATTTGATTTTGAAGGTAAGAACGAGAGTAGAGACCTGACTCCATTCTTTCTTCACTTGGGGTAAAAAATGTCAGACCTCCAGCTTGACCTCTAGGAATAATCGAGACTTTTGCAACAGGATCATAATCAGGCATCAATGCTCCTACAAGCGCATGACCAGCTTCATGATAAGCAACTAATTCTTTTTTCTTATCACTAATAACTCTATCTTTCTTTTCAGGTCCAGCCATAACTCTTTCAATAGCATCGCCGACTTCATCATTACTTACTTTATCAAGATCTTTTCTAGCTGCTAGTATTGCTGCCTCGTTGAGTAAATTAGCTAAATCAGCACCTGTAAAGCCTGGAGTTCTTCTCGCAACTTTATCTAAATCCACGTCTTTGGAAAGTGTTTTATCTTTTGCGTGAACATTTAGTATTTGTAATCTTCCGGCGTAATCAGGTCTATCTACAGTTACCTGTCTATCGAATCTTCCGGGACGCATTAAAGCTGAATCTAAAACGTCAGGTCTATTGGTCGCAGCAACTATTATTATTCCAGAATTACCTTCGAAACCATCCATTTCTGTAAGGAGTTGGTTTAAAGTTTGTTCTCTTTCATCATTTCCTCCACCCATACCAGCACCCCTTTGTCTTCCCACCGCATCTATTTCATCAATGAAAACTATGCAAGGTGCATTTTTCTTAGCTTGCTCAAAAAGATCTCTAACTCTGCTGGCACCAACACCAACAAACATCTCTACAAATTCTGAACCTGATATTGAGAAAAAGGGAACTGCTGCTTCTCCAGCAACAGCTTTAGCTAATAATGTTTTTCCTGTCCCTGGAGGGCCAACGAGAAGAACTCCTTTAGGAATTTTTGCTCCGACTGCTGTAAATCTATCTGGGCTTTTAAGAAAATCTACTACTTCGGTTAATTCTAACTTTGCGCCTTCAACACCTGCAACATCTGAAAAAGTCACTTGTGTAGATGGTTCCATTTGGAGTCTAGCTTTACTCTTGCCAAAACTCATTGCAGGATTACCTCCACCAGCGTTCCCACTTTGGGATCTTCTGAAAAGAAAAAATAGTCCTCCTATTAAAAGAACTGGAAAAATTAAACTACTTATAGCCTGTTGCCAAGGATTAGCTAATTTTGTGGGGGTTACTGCTATATCTACATTATTATCAGTTAGGATTTTCAGTAAATCTTTGTCAGGAGCTAAATTGACTTCAGATCTACTCCCATCATTTTCAACAACTTGAGCTGTGGCATTATCTGGAGAAATTAGAACTCTACTGATTTCTTTATCTTGAACCGCCTCTATAAAATCACTATATCTTAAGGTCTTAGTAGCATTTTCTGTACTAGGTTTATCAAAAACAGAAGTACCTATGAAAATAACTGTAATCACAGCTAGGACGTACAGCCCTACGTTTCTCCAACGTTTGTTCACAATAAAAAATCTTTAATGAATCTATAATACTAATAATAAAACAATATTAAGAGTTTCTTAGAACATCTACTACACTTTTGAATGCAAACCATTCGGGAATTGGTTCGCCACTCCTTAATTTCTTCCTGAATTCTGTCCCACTAAGTTTCATAATTTGATAATTGAATTTCTCAGCTTCTTCAGCTGTAATATATCCTTTTTCCTTTGTATAAACTAAATTTTTTGAAGGAACAGTTTGCATCATTAACTCGCCTGCACATTTATTCGCAAAATTCTGGGCGTCATATGGGCCATAAAAATCTTCTCCAGTTGATGATGACTTACAACCAGCCATATCTCTACCAATAATAAAATGTGTGCAGCCATAATTCCTTCTAATTATCATATGTTGAAGAGCCTCTCTTGGCCCGGCCATATGCATTGAATAAGGTAAAAAAGCCCATTTTATCCTTTCATCAGATATCTCTTCTTCCAATTCTTTATAGGTCAAATATCTTACTTTTCCAGGAATATCATCTTGTTGTGTTGGCCCACAAGTTGGATGTACTAAAACAACTGAATTAGGAGAGACATTATCTGAGAGTAAGGCATTAGTAAATAATTCATAATGTGCTCTATGAATTGGATTTCTACATTGAAATGCAACTACATCATGATCTGATGGCAGTGTAGCTCTAACTTCTTCAGGAGTTTTGCAGGGGAATTCTCTAACTGGCAGTTCTAAACCGTAAACTCTCCCTCCAATATAAAATCTTCCTCTCTCATTAAAGATCATTTTGACAGCAGGGTGATCTAAGGAATTTGTACCATAACAAAGTTCAGCCTCTAAGGATTTATCAGGTTCCCATATTGAGCTAACTTCTAATATTGCTATTTTTTGTTTTTTATATGTAAGCAATATTGTTTCTCCAGCTTTTACTT contains the following coding sequences:
- the ftsH gene encoding ATP-dependent zinc metalloprotease FtsH, translated to MNKRWRNVGLYVLAVITVIFIGTSVFDKPSTENATKTLRYSDFIEAVQDKEISRVLISPDNATAQVVENDGSRSEVNLAPDKDLLKILTDNNVDIAVTPTKLANPWQQAISSLIFPVLLIGGLFFLFRRSQSGNAGGGNPAMSFGKSKARLQMEPSTQVTFSDVAGVEGAKLELTEVVDFLKSPDRFTAVGAKIPKGVLLVGPPGTGKTLLAKAVAGEAAVPFFSISGSEFVEMFVGVGASRVRDLFEQAKKNAPCIVFIDEIDAVGRQRGAGMGGGNDEREQTLNQLLTEMDGFEGNSGIIIVAATNRPDVLDSALMRPGRFDRQVTVDRPDYAGRLQILNVHAKDKTLSKDVDLDKVARRTPGFTGADLANLLNEAAILAARKDLDKVSNDEVGDAIERVMAGPEKKDRVISDKKKELVAYHEAGHALVGALMPDYDPVAKVSIIPRGQAGGLTFFTPSEERMESGLYSRSYLQNQMAVALGGRVAEEIVYGEEEVTTGASNDLQQVANVARQMITKFGMSDKIGPVALGQSQGGMFLGRDMSSTRDFSEDTAATIDVEVSELVDVAYKRATKVLSDNRTVLDEMAQMLIERETIDTEDIQELLNRSEVKVANYI
- the sat gene encoding sulfate adenylyltransferase — translated: MELQQKTKTDPNGLIPPYGGELKNLIIKDKILKNELISKVTYTFECSERNACDVELLMVGAFSPLEGFMDENNYKSVIKNNRDTNGLLFGLPIVFDSNNEEVKAGETILLTYKKQKIAILEVSSIWEPDKSLEAELCYGTNSLDHPAVKMIFNERGRFYIGGRVYGLELPVREFPCKTPEEVRATLPSDHDVVAFQCRNPIHRAHYELFTNALLSDNVSPNSVVLVHPTCGPTQQDDIPGKVRYLTYKELEEEISDERIKWAFLPYSMHMAGPREALQHMIIRRNYGCTHFIIGRDMAGCKSSSTGEDFYGPYDAQNFANKCAGELMMQTVPSKNLVYTKEKGYITAEEAEKFNYQIMKLSGTEFRKKLRSGEPIPEWFAFKSVVDVLRNS
- a CDS encoding bifunctional 4-hydroxy-2-oxoglutarate aldolase/2-dehydro-3-deoxy-phosphogluconate aldolase, whose product is MNNKEDSFSEILKIESFFLLIKPEDSIYSNNYIRNLFFEELDSLVKLGLKNIEISWSKNENWLNFVSDIKIKYPRINLGSASIVNMQSIEDSLKIGLNFSMMKFWDKDLFNYARSRNYLLIPGINNLKHLKEAIDLNCNIIKIYPIKSKDSSIDILNYKNIDFIAAGGLSINDLKTYKSLGYKAVVIGDKAIKNKKFDPKIFEWLKNN